From Psychroflexus torquis ATCC 700755, the proteins below share one genomic window:
- a CDS encoding phosphatase domain-containing protein, which produces MAFIWHLTIVEMKDNLLVTGTVLKHKTSIDKQPKSILRNFWNVITSYQKKPYKTKLITLEMESKSFEIMTSKRGYFFEILPVKNLKDFRLYDHTHNELAIHQFHPVYFKNLETPIEVVSDIDDTVIHSHTASVLKRIYTLLFKRPKRRKKVLFSNSLLDFLDENQLRIFYLSKSESNLFGLITSIFRFNEIPNGALFLTPYLKFKSLFKPKKGNHKLRFLHQLLTNLPDKSFILIGDDTQKDIDIYTQVVHTFRPQISKVYIRQTGFSIDEIQTKKWEALKQTGIPCTYFQDEDDIDLEIESLKQLLNL; this is translated from the coding sequence ATGGCATTTATCTGGCACCTTACTATTGTTGAAATGAAAGACAACTTGCTTGTAACAGGTACTGTTTTAAAGCATAAAACCTCTATTGATAAACAGCCTAAATCCATTTTGAGGAATTTTTGGAATGTCATAACATCATATCAAAAAAAGCCTTATAAAACCAAACTCATCACTCTTGAAATGGAGTCGAAATCTTTTGAAATTATGACCTCAAAGCGAGGCTATTTTTTTGAAATACTTCCTGTCAAAAATTTGAAAGATTTTAGACTATACGACCACACCCATAATGAGCTAGCTATTCATCAGTTTCATCCTGTGTATTTTAAAAATCTAGAAACACCCATCGAGGTGGTTTCTGATATTGATGATACCGTGATACATTCTCACACTGCCTCTGTACTTAAACGAATCTATACCCTTCTTTTTAAGAGACCCAAGCGAAGAAAAAAAGTCTTATTCAGTAATTCTCTTTTAGATTTTCTTGATGAGAACCAACTCAGGATATTCTACCTTTCTAAAAGTGAGAGTAACTTATTTGGATTGATTACCTCGATTTTCAGATTCAATGAAATTCCAAATGGTGCTTTATTTTTGACCCCCTATCTAAAATTTAAATCTTTATTTAAGCCTAAAAAAGGAAATCATAAACTTCGATTTCTACATCAGTTGCTCACCAATTTACCCGATAAGAGCTTTATATTAATAGGAGATGATACCCAAAAGGATATCGATATTTATACTCAAGTTGTCCATACATTTAGGCCTCAGATTTCAAAGGTTTATATAAGACAAACCGGCTTTTCCATAGATGAGATTCAGACCAAAAAATGGGAAGCTTTAAAGCAAACAGGAATACCTTGTACTTACTTTCAAGATGAGGATGATATAGATCTTGAAATCGAAAGCCTTAAGCAATTACTCAATTTGTAA
- a CDS encoding MFS transporter: protein MEQKTFPKGHKKLINAWAFYDWANSVYPLVVSSAIFPIYYGALTILKDDDGLVIKDTVNFLGFDFNNDALISYVTALAFVVISIISPLLGGISDYMGNKKNFMKFFNYLGAISCIGLFWFSLENLWFGLLCYFFGLIGFWGSIVFYNSYLPDIALKDQQDRVSAKGYTLGYMGSVILLVCCLILILFHSSFGFVSESLPTRISFILTGVWWIVFSQYTYAYLPKGNRKGKIKTKDLLLNGFRELKTTYTKIKTSYAMGSYLKAFFVYSTAVQTIMLIATYFGVGEIQWPKGESTTGLIVSILLIQLVAIVGANAASRLAESYGNINLLIWINTIWIGICVYAFFITQPMQFYITAFFVGLVMGAIQSLSRSTFSKYIPDDEKDTASFFSFYEVTEKVGIVIGMFLYGFIAQITGSIRNAILFLILFFIGGIFLLFRLKVQTKKV from the coding sequence TTGGAACAGAAAACATTTCCTAAAGGCCATAAGAAACTAATTAACGCCTGGGCGTTTTATGATTGGGCAAATTCAGTTTACCCTCTTGTGGTTAGCTCAGCTATTTTTCCAATTTATTACGGGGCGCTCACTATCCTAAAAGATGATGATGGTCTTGTGATTAAAGATACCGTCAACTTTCTTGGTTTCGATTTTAATAATGATGCCCTGATAAGTTATGTAACGGCTTTAGCTTTTGTTGTGATCTCTATTATAAGCCCACTCCTGGGGGGGATTTCAGATTATATGGGGAATAAGAAAAACTTCATGAAATTCTTCAATTACCTAGGAGCTATTTCTTGTATAGGATTATTTTGGTTTTCTCTAGAAAACCTATGGTTTGGGCTTTTATGTTACTTTTTTGGACTCATAGGGTTTTGGGGAAGCATAGTGTTTTACAATTCTTACTTGCCGGATATCGCTCTTAAGGACCAGCAAGATAGAGTTTCAGCAAAAGGCTATACTTTAGGGTATATGGGTAGCGTTATCCTTCTGGTTTGCTGTTTAATTCTAATTTTATTTCATAGTAGCTTTGGATTCGTTAGCGAATCGCTTCCTACCCGAATTTCATTTATTTTGACAGGTGTTTGGTGGATTGTTTTCAGTCAATATACCTATGCTTATTTGCCAAAAGGCAATCGTAAGGGGAAGATTAAAACAAAAGATTTACTGCTGAATGGCTTCCGAGAATTAAAAACCACGTACACTAAAATCAAGACTTCTTACGCGATGGGATCTTACTTGAAGGCCTTCTTTGTCTACAGTACCGCCGTGCAAACTATAATGTTGATCGCCACCTACTTTGGCGTTGGAGAAATCCAATGGCCAAAAGGAGAATCTACCACAGGTCTCATTGTGAGTATACTCCTAATCCAGTTAGTGGCTATAGTGGGCGCTAACGCCGCCTCTCGGCTTGCTGAATCCTACGGAAACATCAACCTACTGATTTGGATTAATACCATTTGGATAGGGATTTGTGTCTATGCGTTCTTTATTACTCAGCCTATGCAGTTTTATATTACTGCCTTTTTTGTTGGCTTGGTGATGGGGGCCATTCAATCTTTATCGAGATCTACTTTCTCGAAGTATATCCCAGATGATGAAAAAGATACCGCTTCCTTTTTTAGTTTTTATGAAGTGACTGAAAAAGTAGGCATAGTGATAGGAATGTTTTTGTACGGGTTTATAGCTCAAATTACAGGAAGTATAAGAAATGCTATACTTTTTTTAATTTTGTTTTTTATAGGAGGGATTTTTCTTCTCTTTAGATTGAAAGTTCAAACTAAAAAGGTATAA
- a CDS encoding M48 family metallopeptidase, whose product MSKFKFCTSFLLILFIFGCGQNPFTGKSTLALVPNSQIIPMSFQQYNQVLEESKVIKEGDQAQMIQRVGLKIANASERWLIENGYPNYTDDYKWEFNLIDDDQVNAWAMPGGKIAFYTGILPIAENEAGVAAIMGHEVAHALANHGQQRMSAGQIQQTVGAVGTIALGNQDQQTQELFTSAYGIGSQIGIMLPFSRNHETEADKIGIKLMAIAGYNPDEAAKLWKRMKESSGGAGPPQFLSTHPSNDERISNLQNWSAEAKAEAAKFGVTSFQN is encoded by the coding sequence ATGTCTAAGTTCAAATTCTGTACCAGCTTTTTATTGATCCTATTTATTTTTGGTTGTGGTCAAAATCCATTTACGGGCAAGAGCACGTTAGCACTGGTTCCTAATTCGCAAATTATACCAATGTCTTTCCAGCAATACAATCAAGTTTTGGAAGAAAGTAAAGTCATAAAAGAAGGAGATCAAGCTCAAATGATCCAGCGTGTAGGATTAAAAATAGCCAATGCCTCTGAGCGTTGGTTAATAGAAAATGGATATCCAAACTATACAGATGATTACAAATGGGAATTTAACCTTATAGACGATGATCAAGTGAATGCATGGGCTATGCCTGGAGGTAAAATCGCTTTTTATACAGGAATTTTACCAATTGCTGAAAATGAAGCTGGAGTTGCGGCTATTATGGGGCATGAAGTAGCTCACGCTTTAGCCAATCATGGTCAACAGCGTATGAGTGCTGGTCAAATTCAACAAACAGTAGGTGCGGTTGGAACAATCGCTCTAGGTAATCAAGATCAGCAAACCCAGGAGTTGTTTACTTCTGCATATGGTATTGGCTCTCAAATTGGGATCATGCTACCTTTCAGTAGAAATCACGAAACCGAAGCCGATAAGATTGGGATAAAATTGATGGCCATTGCTGGTTATAACCCAGATGAAGCAGCAAAATTATGGAAACGAATGAAAGAATCTTCTGGAGGAGCGGGTCCACCTCAATTTTTGAGCACACACCCGTCTAACGATGAACGAATCAGCAATCTTCAAAATTGGTCTGCTGAAGCTAAAGCAGAAGCAGCAAAGTTTGGTGTGACTTCATTTCAAAACTAA
- the msrB gene encoding peptide-methionine (R)-S-oxide reductase MsrB → MKNLWIIAVLFGLISCKSEAQQEEQKTRDYKVKKTENEWKAELTQEEFNILRKAGTERPFSSPLDDVKESGTFVCAACGNELYETKHKFDSGTGWPSFDRAFDGSLAMSSDRNLGYERSELLCGDCGGHLGHLFDDGPRETTGKRHCINGVALKFIPKQKK, encoded by the coding sequence ATGAAAAATTTATGGATTATAGCAGTGTTATTTGGTTTGATCTCCTGTAAGTCTGAAGCTCAGCAAGAAGAACAAAAAACCAGGGATTATAAAGTCAAAAAAACGGAAAATGAATGGAAAGCTGAACTTACCCAAGAAGAATTTAATATCCTAAGAAAGGCGGGGACAGAAAGACCTTTTTCTAGCCCACTTGATGACGTTAAGGAGTCGGGTACTTTTGTTTGTGCTGCTTGCGGAAACGAACTTTACGAGACTAAACACAAATTTGACAGTGGAACAGGTTGGCCGAGTTTTGACCGAGCTTTTGATGGAAGTTTGGCGATGAGCTCAGACAGGAATTTAGGCTATGAACGATCTGAGTTACTCTGCGGAGATTGCGGAGGACACCTTGGACATCTTTTTGATGATGGTCCAAGAGAAACCACTGGTAAAAGACACTGTATAAACGGTGTTGCATTAAAATTTATTCCTAAACAAAAAAAATAA
- the msrB gene encoding peptide-methionine (R)-S-oxide reductase MsrB, producing MADSNQVSEEQWKEKLSEKEFHVLREKGTEPPHSGKYNTHFEGGKYKCRGCGELLFDSQSKFESNCGWPSFDSSVEGSIEYIKDSKFGMQRIEILCSNCGGHIGHIFDDGPTETGKRYCVNSLSIDFKNK from the coding sequence ATGGCAGACTCAAATCAGGTATCAGAAGAACAATGGAAAGAAAAACTCTCTGAAAAAGAATTCCATGTCTTGAGAGAAAAAGGGACGGAACCTCCTCACTCAGGTAAATATAATACTCACTTTGAGGGTGGTAAGTACAAGTGCAGAGGTTGTGGTGAGTTACTTTTTGATAGTCAGTCCAAATTCGAGAGTAATTGTGGATGGCCGAGCTTCGACAGTTCTGTAGAAGGGTCTATAGAATATATAAAGGATAGCAAATTTGGGATGCAACGCATTGAAATTTTATGTTCCAATTGCGGTGGCCACATTGGTCACATTTTTGATGATGGCCCCACAGAAACCGGAAAACGCTATTGTGTAAATTCACTAAGTATTGACTTTAAAAACAAATAA
- a CDS encoding ClpP family protease: MSDKSGKVQDLIDKKFLEERKVFLNGQVDGKSAKHIIDRLMYLDMESNDEIQFYINSPGGYVTDGFAIYDTMKGLKSPVSTICCGLAASMGSILMSGGEKGKRFIQPHAKIMIHQPMGGAQGQASNIEIQAKEILKIKELSAKILADNCGQDLDKVMKDFKRDHWMDAQESSDYGIVDGILS, translated from the coding sequence ATGAGTGATAAATCAGGAAAAGTTCAAGACCTTATAGATAAAAAGTTTTTAGAAGAACGCAAAGTGTTTTTGAATGGCCAAGTCGATGGCAAAAGTGCCAAGCATATTATTGATAGATTGATGTATCTTGATATGGAAAGCAATGATGAAATCCAATTTTACATTAACAGCCCAGGTGGATATGTAACTGATGGATTTGCTATCTACGATACCATGAAAGGATTAAAAAGTCCAGTTTCTACAATTTGTTGTGGTTTAGCAGCTTCTATGGGTTCTATTTTAATGTCTGGTGGTGAAAAAGGCAAGCGTTTTATCCAGCCTCATGCCAAAATAATGATTCATCAACCCATGGGTGGTGCTCAAGGCCAGGCTTCCAATATTGAAATCCAAGCCAAAGAAATTTTAAAAATAAAGGAGCTAAGTGCAAAAATTCTTGCTGACAACTGTGGGCAGGACTTAGACAAAGTAATGAAAGATTTCAAGAGAGACCACTGGATGGACGCTCAGGAATCTTCAGACTACGGAATTGTTGACGGTATATTGTCGTAA
- a CDS encoding GNAT family N-acetyltransferase, whose product MKLSMRYISAEETLELRQNVLRLGKPQSSCIWKGDNLKSTKHIGAFVDSKCIGILSLFEANTDELSKTKHYQLRGMAVDLEYRGKGIGKQLVNFSEHELKALGIPVLWCNARISAEEFYSKLGFKVISKEFIVPDVGLHYRMSKSLI is encoded by the coding sequence TTGAAGTTATCTATGCGATATATCTCTGCTGAAGAGACCTTAGAATTAAGACAAAACGTTTTAAGACTCGGTAAACCTCAAAGCTCTTGTATTTGGAAAGGAGATAATCTAAAAAGCACCAAGCATATTGGTGCTTTTGTAGATTCCAAGTGTATAGGAATCCTCAGTCTATTTGAAGCGAATACCGATGAATTGTCCAAGACCAAACACTACCAATTGAGAGGAATGGCAGTCGATTTAGAGTACAGAGGTAAAGGTATTGGAAAGCAACTAGTAAATTTTTCTGAACACGAACTTAAAGCTCTAGGGATTCCAGTTTTATGGTGTAATGCCAGAATTTCCGCTGAGGAGTTTTACTCAAAACTCGGCTTTAAAGTTATCTCTAAGGAATTCATTGTTCCAGATGTTGGACTTCATTACAGAATGTCAAAAAGTTTGATCTAA
- a CDS encoding M15 family metallopeptidase, with protein sequence MNRKRFLYSSILAGIGLQFPFQTFFKTSFDFQNISIEQVLGLDTSHLEPSPILLEKETYKSFSKMQSAALKDDIHLQIVSGYRSFSQQKQIWENKYNQLSKTLSSSEAILEIMTYSSIPGTSRHHWGTDIDIIDQSVQLPKEDVLLEKHYHGTGVFSNLKIWMERYGSDFGFELVYTDDTTRKGFLYEPWHYSFSPSSKDFLNLQMKESFQKSWEKLNFDGKSKMTPEFIASYFKNYALGINTILMPS encoded by the coding sequence ATGAACCGAAAAAGATTTCTGTATAGTTCTATCTTGGCTGGAATTGGACTTCAATTTCCTTTCCAAACTTTCTTTAAAACGTCTTTTGATTTTCAAAACATAAGCATTGAGCAAGTTTTAGGGTTGGATACCTCTCATCTTGAACCCTCGCCCATTTTATTGGAAAAAGAAACCTATAAATCCTTTTCGAAAATGCAATCTGCTGCTCTTAAAGATGATATCCATCTTCAGATTGTATCCGGTTATAGAAGTTTTTCACAACAGAAACAAATTTGGGAGAATAAATATAATCAGCTTAGTAAGACCCTCTCCAGTTCTGAAGCCATTTTAGAAATTATGACCTACTCCTCCATTCCAGGAACTTCTCGACACCATTGGGGTACGGATATAGATATAATTGACCAATCTGTTCAGCTACCTAAAGAAGATGTTCTCTTGGAAAAACACTACCACGGAACTGGAGTATTTTCAAATTTAAAAATATGGATGGAGCGCTATGGAAGTGATTTTGGATTTGAGCTTGTTTATACGGATGATACTACTAGAAAAGGTTTTTTATATGAACCTTGGCATTACTCCTTCTCCCCGTCATCCAAGGATTTTCTTAACCTCCAAATGAAAGAGAGTTTTCAGAAATCCTGGGAAAAGTTGAATTTTGATGGAAAATCGAAGATGACTCCAGAATTCATAGCCTCTTACTTTAAAAATTATGCTTTAGGAATCAATACTATTTTAATGCCATCTTAA
- the gpmI gene encoding 2,3-bisphosphoglycerate-independent phosphoglycerate mutase, which translates to MGKKVILTILDGWGISPSKEISAVDKANTPFMDSLYKKYPHATLRTDGLHVGLPEGQMGNSEVGHMNLGAGRVVYQDLAKINMAVKNDTLKNEPALEQAFDYAKKNDKAVHFLGLVSDGGVHSHTDHLKGLVSAAEEFGISKKYVHAFTDGRDVDPHSGKGFIESLLPHFKKTNTQLASVIGRYYAMDRDKRWERVEKAYDLIVKGEAETFTENPLEALQKSYDDGVSDEFIKPISITKNDKPVAKIKEGDVVIFFNFRTDRGRQLTQVLSQEDFKLYDMKSIPLYFVTLTKYDDTFKNINVVFKKDNIKATLGEVLEHTGKSQIRAAETEKYPHVTFFFSGGREKPFRDEKRIMVNSPKVATYDLQPEMSAYLLKDKIVKEISEKSADFICLNFANPDMVGHTGDFDAAVKACETVDECLKDVVTAAKKEGYSVIVIADHGNSETMINPDGSPNTAHTTNPVPFILVDDDITSIKDGILGDIAPTILDLMDIEKPELMTQHSLLS; encoded by the coding sequence ATGGGCAAAAAAGTCATATTAACAATATTAGACGGCTGGGGTATTTCTCCATCTAAAGAAATCTCTGCTGTAGATAAAGCTAATACCCCCTTTATGGATAGCTTATATAAGAAGTATCCACATGCTACTTTGAGAACAGATGGGCTACACGTAGGTTTACCAGAAGGACAAATGGGGAATTCTGAAGTGGGACATATGAATCTTGGAGCTGGACGTGTCGTTTATCAAGATTTGGCAAAAATCAATATGGCTGTAAAAAATGATACACTTAAAAATGAGCCTGCGCTTGAACAAGCTTTTGATTATGCCAAAAAAAATGATAAAGCCGTTCATTTTCTAGGTCTTGTGAGTGATGGAGGTGTTCATTCACATACCGATCATTTAAAAGGTTTGGTCTCTGCGGCTGAGGAGTTTGGTATTTCTAAAAAATATGTGCATGCCTTTACAGACGGAAGAGATGTCGATCCACATTCTGGAAAAGGATTTATAGAAAGTTTGCTTCCACATTTTAAAAAGACAAACACTCAATTAGCCTCTGTCATTGGAAGATACTATGCGATGGATAGGGATAAGCGTTGGGAAAGAGTCGAAAAAGCCTACGACTTAATTGTCAAAGGGGAGGCTGAAACCTTCACTGAAAATCCTTTAGAAGCACTTCAAAAAAGTTATGATGACGGAGTTTCGGATGAATTCATCAAACCTATTTCTATTACCAAAAATGATAAACCTGTTGCAAAAATAAAAGAAGGTGATGTTGTGATCTTTTTCAACTTCAGGACAGATCGTGGACGCCAATTGACTCAAGTCTTAAGTCAGGAGGATTTTAAGCTCTATGACATGAAGTCCATTCCCTTGTATTTCGTCACATTGACAAAATACGACGATACCTTTAAAAATATCAATGTTGTTTTCAAAAAAGACAACATCAAAGCCACTTTAGGAGAAGTTTTGGAGCATACCGGAAAATCTCAAATAAGAGCTGCAGAAACAGAAAAATATCCTCATGTTACCTTTTTCTTTTCCGGAGGCAGAGAAAAACCCTTTAGAGACGAAAAACGCATTATGGTCAATTCTCCGAAAGTAGCTACTTATGACTTACAACCCGAGATGAGTGCTTACCTATTAAAAGATAAGATCGTCAAAGAAATATCTGAAAAAAGTGCAGATTTTATATGTTTAAATTTTGCTAATCCAGACATGGTAGGTCACACAGGAGATTTTGATGCTGCTGTAAAAGCCTGTGAAACGGTTGACGAATGCCTGAAAGACGTGGTTACTGCTGCAAAAAAGGAAGGCTACTCAGTCATTGTTATCGCCGATCACGGTAATAGCGAAACTATGATAAATCCAGATGGATCACCAAATACAGCACATACCACCAACCCTGTTCCTTTCATCTTAGTTGATGATGATATAACCTCCATCAAAGACGGTATATTAGGAGATATTGCTCCTACAATTCTTGACCTTATGGATATTGAAAAACCAGAATTAATGACTCAACATTCATTGCTATCATGA
- a CDS encoding TlpA family protein disulfide reductase: MKNIKYVLSVIVLGFIFCSFMSPESRQDLQNYELMLGEFNLEELKATKNKEWFNISYEKYSPNPEALKKLTSEVEKENFHIEVYVGTWCPDSQREFPQLIKLLDQVNFDMDNLKLVGVDRDKVVPNLSEAERKSLNIMNVPTIIILDENGKELNRYVEFAQESLEEDLLKILSRQSYKHVYDF, encoded by the coding sequence ATGAAAAATATCAAATACGTATTAAGTGTCATCGTTTTAGGATTCATTTTCTGTAGTTTTATGTCACCTGAATCGAGACAAGACCTTCAAAATTATGAACTAATGTTAGGTGAATTTAATTTAGAGGAGTTGAAGGCAACCAAAAATAAAGAATGGTTTAATATATCCTATGAAAAATATTCCCCGAATCCTGAGGCTTTAAAAAAACTTACTTCCGAAGTGGAAAAAGAGAACTTTCATATCGAGGTTTATGTGGGAACATGGTGTCCCGACAGCCAAAGAGAGTTTCCCCAATTAATCAAACTTTTAGATCAGGTTAATTTTGATATGGATAACTTGAAGTTAGTAGGCGTAGATAGAGACAAAGTAGTTCCCAACCTTTCAGAAGCAGAGCGAAAAAGTTTAAATATCATGAATGTCCCAACAATTATTATTCTTGATGAGAATGGTAAAGAACTAAACAGATATGTAGAATTTGCTCAAGAATCACTAGAGGAAGACCTGCTGAAAATTTTGTCTAGACAAAGTTACAAACACGTCTATGACTTTTAA
- a CDS encoding BT0820 family HAD-type phosphatase — MISSKQPVLAIDFDGTIVDDKYPAIGKPKLFAFETLKKLQEKGFPLILWTYRSGRSLQEAVEFCRQEGIEFYAVNKSYTEENYSEKISRKINADVFIDDRNVGGFMGWGAIYRELLGEDEELRQLKSKKKYFFESIFKRDK, encoded by the coding sequence ATGATTTCATCCAAACAACCAGTTCTAGCTATCGATTTTGATGGCACTATAGTAGATGATAAATACCCTGCTATAGGTAAGCCTAAGCTCTTCGCTTTTGAAACCCTGAAAAAACTTCAGGAAAAAGGCTTTCCCCTTATTTTATGGACCTATAGAAGTGGAAGGAGCCTTCAGGAAGCCGTGGAGTTTTGCAGACAAGAGGGCATTGAATTTTATGCCGTTAATAAAAGTTATACTGAAGAAAATTATTCTGAAAAAATTAGCCGAAAAATAAACGCAGATGTTTTTATAGACGATAGAAATGTTGGTGGATTTATGGGATGGGGAGCAATATATAGGGAGTTATTAGGCGAAGATGAAGAGTTAAGACAACTAAAATCTAAGAAGAAATATTTTTTTGAATCTATTTTTAAAAGAGATAAATGA
- the map gene encoding type I methionyl aminopeptidase, which produces MIITKTKEEIKLMHESAQIVSKTLGMLAKEVKPGVTTLHLDKLAEEFIRDHGAIPGFLGMYDFPNTLCMSPNAQVVHGIPNTKPLIEGDIISIDCGALKNEYYGDHAYTFEVGNVSEDIRRLIRVTKESLYKGIEQFVSGNRVGDVGYAIQKHTEKNGYGVVRELVGHGLGKTMHEDPQMPNYGKRGRGKKFLEGMTVAIEPMINMGTKSIKQLPDGWTILTADGLPSIHFEHDVALVDGIPRLLSTFDYVHEALGIKTNEEDAFRLDLAKL; this is translated from the coding sequence ATGATTATAACAAAGACAAAAGAGGAGATAAAGCTTATGCACGAAAGTGCACAAATCGTGTCAAAAACCTTAGGAATGCTTGCTAAAGAGGTGAAACCTGGAGTTACAACCCTTCACTTAGATAAGCTTGCAGAAGAATTTATAAGGGATCATGGAGCAATTCCTGGTTTTTTAGGCATGTATGACTTTCCAAATACACTTTGCATGAGCCCAAATGCTCAAGTTGTGCACGGTATCCCTAATACTAAACCTTTAATCGAAGGAGATATTATTTCTATTGATTGCGGTGCTCTGAAAAATGAATATTATGGTGACCATGCCTATACTTTTGAAGTTGGTAATGTTTCTGAAGACATAAGAAGATTAATCCGAGTTACTAAAGAATCCCTTTATAAAGGAATAGAACAGTTTGTAAGTGGAAATCGCGTGGGAGATGTAGGCTATGCCATCCAAAAACACACTGAGAAGAATGGCTATGGAGTCGTTAGGGAGTTGGTTGGTCATGGTTTAGGAAAAACGATGCATGAAGACCCTCAAATGCCTAACTATGGTAAAAGAGGCAGAGGTAAAAAGTTTCTAGAAGGAATGACAGTTGCTATTGAACCCATGATCAATATGGGAACCAAAAGTATAAAACAATTACCAGACGGCTGGACAATACTAACCGCAGATGGTTTACCTAGTATTCATTTCGAACATGATGTGGCTTTAGTGGATGGTATACCTAGATTACTTTCTACATTTGATTATGTTCATGAAGCTTTAGGAATAAAAACGAATGAAGAAGATGCTTTCCGACTAGACCTAGCTAAACTTTAG
- a CDS encoding MerR family transcriptional regulator — protein MGNIKQNFSIKDLESLSGIKAHTIRMWEKRYGVLEPERTETNIRNYGVTGLQKILNIAFLNENGYKISRISKLDDEEISDLVQSITTSKSNYSRALKSMKVAMMNFDQPLFLRTYENLLINKTFSEIYEDVFIPLMIETGTLWQAGTITPAHEQFISNLIKQKLFINIEKLQKENASKTDKVFVLFLPDEEIHDIGLYYTNYEILSHGYKVIFLGQSLPMQDLTYLSTLYQNTIFVSYLTVKPDHIEQYLIDFKEHICPDGRCEYWLLGRKSIELIENNTKLPEGIRAFRDISELTLNL, from the coding sequence ATGGGAAACATTAAACAAAATTTCAGCATTAAAGATTTAGAATCGTTGAGCGGTATCAAAGCTCACACCATACGGATGTGGGAGAAAAGATACGGAGTTTTAGAGCCTGAGCGCACAGAAACCAATATCAGAAATTATGGAGTCACTGGACTTCAAAAGATTTTGAATATTGCGTTTTTAAATGAAAATGGATATAAAATTTCGAGAATCTCAAAACTTGACGATGAAGAAATTTCTGATCTTGTTCAAAGTATTACGACCAGTAAAAGTAATTACAGTCGAGCATTGAAATCAATGAAGGTGGCAATGATGAATTTTGATCAGCCTTTATTCTTAAGAACGTATGAGAATTTACTCATCAATAAAACATTTTCTGAAATTTATGAAGATGTTTTTATCCCTTTAATGATCGAGACCGGAACGCTTTGGCAGGCGGGTACAATTACCCCTGCTCATGAGCAATTTATATCTAATCTGATAAAACAAAAGCTCTTTATCAATATTGAAAAACTTCAAAAGGAAAATGCTTCAAAAACAGATAAAGTTTTTGTCCTTTTCTTACCCGATGAAGAAATTCACGATATTGGTTTATACTATACAAACTATGAGATTTTATCACATGGTTACAAAGTAATATTTTTAGGTCAGAGCTTACCTATGCAAGATTTAACGTATCTTTCAACTCTGTATCAAAATACTATTTTTGTGAGTTACCTTACTGTAAAACCAGATCATATTGAACAATATTTAATAGATTTTAAAGAGCATATCTGTCCTGATGGGCGTTGTGAATACTGGCTATTAGGTCGTAAATCTATTGAACTTATAGAAAATAATACTAAACTACCTGAAGGCATTAGAGCCTTTAGAGATATCTCAGAACTGACACTAAACTTATAA